A window of the Betaproteobacteria bacterium genome harbors these coding sequences:
- a CDS encoding DNA polymerase III subunit alpha yields the protein MTSASPAFVHLRLHSEYSISDGIVRIDDAVEKAVAGGMPALALTDLSNVFGLVKFYQAARTAGIKPLVGCDLWLSSDKAGEKPTRFLLLCQNRPGYLRLCELLSRAFRVNQHRGHAEVLPAWFDDLGTEGLIALSGAAMGDVGQWLAAGNAKTAKACAKRWGKWFPNRFYLEIQRTGAVGEETQLQQTLALASELRLPVAATHPVQFLERDDYRAHEARVCISAGYILSDQRRPRTFTEEQYFKSQAEMTALFADVPSALANSVEIAKRCSFILELGKSQLPRFPTPQGIALDDFFGAEARRGLEDRMLALFPDEQERLQETARYRERLETEIATINKMGFAGYFLIVADFIQWAKHNGVPVGPGRGSGAGSLVAYSLSITDLDPLRYGLLFERFLNPERVSMPDFDIDFCQDGRERVIDYVRAKYGADSVSQIATFGTMAAKAVVRDVGRVMDLPYNFCDQLAKLIPFQPGKLITLKMAREMEPLLAEREKKEEEVRELLELAGRLEGLTRNVGMHAGGVLIAPGKLTDFCPLYCAEGAQSIVSQLDKDDVEAVGLVKFDFLGLTTLTVLDWTLRFIARLASREGGVRREEGGVNAVELLSSHLPPSTSLEKIPLNDSAAYRIFATGNTTAVFQFESRGMRDLVKRAKPDRFEDIIALVALFRPGPMELIPDFIERKHGRQRVEYLDPRLEPILGETYGIMVYQEQVMQIAQVMGGYSLGSADLLRRAMGKKKPEEMALQREIFVAGALKNGLTQGRATQLFDLMEKFAGYGFNKSHAAAYALVAYQTAYLKVHHGAAFMAANLSAVMDDTDKVHQFHDDAKDNDLVVLPPDINASDYRFVPVSEKEIRYGLGAMKGTGESAIMAIAKARKDGGAFKDLFDFCRRVDRRVVNRRALESLIRGGAFDALNPDRASLLASAGMALEHAERSGRTAHQNSLFGQDAALEEQDNRLIQAKPWSEKERLQHEKQALGYYLSGHPYSVHAGELGSFIRTSLGRLQPQTQSVLAAGVIGAMRVQQTRRGRMVIVQLDDGSGRIEVSIFNELFEAHRSMLKEDQLLIVEGRPALDEFTGGVRMGAEKLFDLSAARNHFAKGMRLQCNGQSSGSKLRDLLAPYRGGKCPVFVAYNNHDAQCEIDLGEQWRVSLQDELVQALGEWLSPANVQIRYQ from the coding sequence ATGACTTCGGCATCTCCCGCTTTTGTCCACCTTCGCCTGCACAGCGAATACTCCATTTCGGACGGCATCGTCCGAATAGACGACGCTGTCGAGAAAGCCGTGGCCGGTGGCATGCCCGCGCTAGCGTTGACGGATCTGTCCAATGTGTTTGGGTTGGTCAAGTTCTACCAGGCTGCGCGTACGGCCGGGATCAAGCCTCTGGTTGGATGCGATCTGTGGCTTTCTAGCGATAAGGCAGGCGAGAAGCCCACTCGTTTCTTGTTGCTTTGCCAGAACCGCCCTGGGTATTTGCGCTTGTGCGAACTGTTGAGCCGGGCCTTTCGCGTGAATCAACATCGCGGCCATGCGGAAGTCTTGCCCGCGTGGTTCGATGATCTGGGTACCGAAGGACTCATCGCCTTGTCAGGCGCCGCCATGGGAGACGTGGGGCAATGGCTGGCGGCGGGCAACGCGAAAACGGCCAAGGCGTGCGCCAAGCGCTGGGGGAAATGGTTCCCCAACCGTTTCTACCTCGAGATTCAGCGCACTGGGGCCGTGGGCGAGGAAACCCAGCTCCAACAGACCCTTGCGCTTGCCTCCGAGTTACGCCTGCCGGTCGCGGCCACGCACCCGGTGCAATTTCTGGAGCGCGATGACTATCGCGCCCACGAGGCGCGGGTGTGCATCAGCGCGGGCTACATTCTCTCTGACCAGCGCCGGCCGCGAACTTTCACCGAAGAGCAGTACTTCAAGTCCCAGGCCGAGATGACGGCCTTGTTTGCCGATGTCCCAAGCGCGCTGGCCAACAGCGTGGAGATCGCCAAGCGTTGCAGCTTCATCTTGGAGTTGGGCAAGAGCCAGTTGCCGCGCTTTCCCACGCCGCAAGGCATCGCGCTGGATGATTTCTTCGGCGCCGAAGCGCGGCGGGGGCTTGAAGACAGGATGCTGGCACTCTTCCCGGACGAGCAGGAGCGATTGCAGGAGACAGCGCGCTACCGCGAGCGGCTGGAGACCGAGATCGCGACCATCAACAAGATGGGTTTCGCCGGTTACTTCCTCATCGTGGCGGACTTCATCCAATGGGCCAAGCACAACGGCGTGCCAGTGGGGCCGGGCCGCGGTTCCGGCGCGGGCTCCTTGGTGGCTTACAGCTTGAGCATCACCGATTTGGATCCGCTGCGCTATGGTTTGCTGTTCGAGCGTTTCTTGAATCCGGAGCGGGTGTCGATGCCCGACTTCGACATCGACTTTTGCCAGGATGGGCGCGAGCGCGTCATCGATTATGTGCGCGCCAAATACGGGGCGGACAGCGTGTCGCAGATCGCCACCTTTGGCACCATGGCGGCCAAGGCCGTGGTGCGCGACGTGGGCCGGGTGATGGATCTGCCCTACAACTTCTGCGACCAACTGGCCAAGCTGATTCCATTCCAACCCGGAAAACTCATCACGCTCAAGATGGCGCGCGAGATGGAGCCTTTGCTGGCCGAGCGCGAGAAGAAAGAAGAGGAAGTGCGCGAGTTGCTGGAGCTGGCTGGGCGCTTGGAAGGCCTGACCCGCAACGTCGGCATGCATGCCGGCGGTGTGCTGATCGCGCCCGGAAAGCTCACCGATTTTTGCCCGCTCTACTGCGCCGAAGGCGCGCAAAGCATTGTGAGCCAGTTGGACAAGGACGACGTCGAAGCCGTCGGCCTGGTGAAGTTCGACTTTCTGGGCCTCACCACGCTCACGGTGTTGGATTGGACGTTGAGGTTTATCGCTCGGCTCGCCTCGCGTGAGGGAGGAGTGAGGAGGGAGGAGGGAGGGGTCAATGCGGTCGAGCTTCTCTCCTCCCACCTCCCACCTTCCACCTCCCTGGAAAAGATTCCCCTCAACGATTCCGCCGCCTACCGGATTTTCGCCACCGGCAACACCACGGCCGTGTTCCAGTTCGAATCGCGCGGCATGCGCGATCTCGTGAAGCGCGCGAAACCCGACCGCTTCGAGGACATCATCGCGCTGGTGGCGTTGTTCCGTCCTGGGCCCATGGAACTCATTCCCGATTTCATCGAGCGCAAGCACGGCCGCCAGCGCGTGGAGTATCTCGACCCGCGCCTGGAACCCATCCTGGGCGAAACCTACGGCATCATGGTCTACCAAGAGCAAGTCATGCAAATCGCGCAGGTCATGGGCGGCTATAGCCTGGGCAGCGCGGATTTGCTGCGCCGGGCCATGGGCAAGAAAAAACCCGAAGAGATGGCTTTGCAGCGAGAAATCTTCGTCGCCGGTGCGTTGAAGAATGGCTTGACGCAGGGCCGCGCCACCCAGCTTTTCGATTTGATGGAAAAGTTCGCCGGCTACGGCTTCAACAAATCGCACGCCGCGGCCTACGCCCTGGTGGCCTATCAAACGGCCTACTTGAAAGTGCACCACGGCGCGGCTTTCATGGCGGCCAACTTGTCCGCGGTGATGGACGATACCGACAAGGTGCACCAGTTCCACGACGATGCGAAAGACAACGATCTTGTCGTGCTGCCGCCCGATATCAACGCTTCGGATTACCGTTTCGTTCCGGTGAGCGAAAAAGAAATTCGATACGGGCTGGGCGCCATGAAGGGTACGGGCGAGTCGGCCATCATGGCCATCGCCAAGGCGCGCAAGGATGGCGGGGCCTTCAAGGATCTCTTCGATTTTTGCCGGCGCGTGGACCGGCGCGTGGTCAACCGCCGCGCCCTGGAATCCCTCATTCGCGGGGGGGCGTTCGACGCGCTCAATCCCGATCGCGCTTCGCTGCTCGCCTCCGCCGGCATGGCATTGGAACACGCCGAACGATCGGGACGCACGGCCCATCAGAATTCCCTCTTCGGCCAGGACGCGGCCCTGGAGGAGCAAGACAACCGCCTGATCCAGGCCAAACCCTGGTCCGAGAAAGAGCGCTTGCAACACGAAAAGCAAGCACTCGGCTACTACCTGTCAGGGCATCCGTACAGCGTTCACGCGGGAGAGCTCGGCAGCTTTATCCGCACCTCCTTGGGCAGACTCCAACCCCAAACGCAATCCGTGCTGGCCGCGGGCGTGATCGGCGCGATGCGCGTGCAACAGACCCGGCGTGGCCGCATGGTCATCGTGCAATTGGACGACGGTAGCGGGCGCATCGAAGTGAGCATCTTCAACGAACTCTTCGAAGCTCACCGGAGCATGCTCAAGGAAGACCAACTCCTCATCGTAGAAGGCCGGCCCGCGCTCGATGAATTCACGGGCGGCGTGCGCATGGGCGCGGAGAAACTTTTCGATCTATCCGCCGCTCGCAACCACTTCGCCAAGGGCATGCGGCTGCAATGCAACGGACAATCCAGCGGGTCCAAATTACGCGATTTGCTTGCCCCTTACCGCGGTGGTAAATGCCCGGTCTTCGTGGCCTACAACAACCACGATGCTCAGTGCGAGATCGATTTAGGAGAGCAGTGGCGCGTCAGTTTGCAAGACGAACTGGTGCAGGCCTTGGGCGAGTGGTTGAGCCCGGCCAACGTTCAGATCCGGTACCAGTAG
- a CDS encoding alpha/beta hydrolase, whose protein sequence is MNKHHSLFLDIRGLRYHVRTWGDPRAPKLMLLHGWMDVSASFQFLVDALRRDWYVLAPDWRGFGLSAWDPHGYWFADYLADLDFLLRELAPDEPVDIAGHSMGGNALGLYAGARPDRVKRIALLEGFGLPKSTPDKAPKRYGQWMDELASPPSFKSYGSLEEVADRLKKNNPKLSDAQARFLAPHWAREISADRWELASDPRHKVVHPILYSLDEAIACWKQITAPALWVWGDGQWMKEWFKGSEEELNERRGAIAHLKEERIPDSGHMLHFDAPEALAAVLEHFFE, encoded by the coding sequence ATGAATAAACACCACTCTCTCTTTCTCGATATCCGCGGCCTGCGTTATCACGTACGGACCTGGGGTGACCCGCGCGCGCCTAAGCTCATGTTGTTGCACGGATGGATGGACGTGTCGGCATCCTTTCAGTTCTTGGTGGATGCCCTGCGGCGCGACTGGTACGTGCTGGCCCCGGACTGGCGGGGGTTCGGGCTGTCGGCGTGGGATCCCCATGGTTACTGGTTCGCGGATTATTTGGCGGACCTGGATTTTCTCTTGCGAGAACTCGCCCCGGATGAACCTGTCGATATCGCGGGCCACAGCATGGGTGGCAACGCCTTGGGGCTATACGCCGGCGCCCGGCCGGACCGCGTCAAGCGCATCGCGCTGCTGGAAGGATTCGGGTTACCGAAGAGCACGCCCGACAAAGCACCTAAGCGTTACGGCCAGTGGATGGACGAGCTGGCGAGCCCCCCGAGCTTCAAGAGTTACGGTTCCTTGGAAGAAGTGGCGGACCGCCTCAAGAAGAACAATCCTAAATTGTCCGATGCGCAAGCGCGCTTCCTCGCGCCCCATTGGGCTAGGGAAATTTCGGCGGATCGTTGGGAACTCGCCTCCGATCCAAGACACAAAGTGGTACATCCAATCTTGTACAGCCTGGACGAGGCCATCGCATGCTGGAAACAAATCACCGCACCCGCCCTTTGGGTGTGGGGCGATGGCCAATGGATGAAGGAGTGGTTCAAGGGCAGCGAGGAAGAGTTGAACGAACGGCGCGGCGCCATCGCCCATCTAAAGGAAGAACGAATCCCCGATTCAGGGCACATGCTCCACTTCGATGCGCCAGAAGCGCTCGCGGCAGTACTTGAGCATTTCTTCGAATAA